A stretch of Flavobacterium sp. N1994 DNA encodes these proteins:
- a CDS encoding M48 family metallopeptidase, with translation MIKKTLFQGLIIVSGFFLLWFGFSQLDFMKFFKVRERTQNMENKLGDMIWNQIEDTEDVVTNDTITKSLDKLLQPICEANDIEQDSLKVHIVKKDEINAFALPNNHLVVYTGLIEDCKKQEALQGVLGHEIAHIENNHVMKKLSKEVGYSVLLTAGGAKGGQMARQILKTLTSSAYDRSLEKEADIASVKYMMKAHIDPKPMADFMYQMAQEIQIDKNLYWIADHPESEERAKYILDYIKGKKLKSKATISEKDWKTFQDEVKAE, from the coding sequence ATGATTAAGAAAACACTATTTCAAGGATTGATTATTGTATCCGGATTCTTTTTGTTATGGTTCGGATTTTCCCAATTGGATTTTATGAAGTTTTTCAAAGTGCGTGAAAGAACACAAAACATGGAAAACAAATTAGGTGATATGATTTGGAATCAAATAGAAGATACCGAAGATGTTGTAACCAATGACACCATCACAAAATCATTAGATAAATTACTACAACCTATTTGCGAGGCTAACGACATCGAACAAGATTCGTTGAAAGTTCATATCGTAAAAAAGGATGAAATTAATGCCTTTGCTTTGCCAAATAATCATCTAGTGGTTTACACAGGATTGATTGAAGATTGTAAAAAGCAAGAAGCGCTTCAGGGTGTTTTAGGTCACGAGATAGCGCATATTGAGAACAATCATGTGATGAAAAAACTATCCAAAGAAGTTGGATACTCAGTATTGCTAACTGCTGGTGGTGCCAAAGGAGGTCAAATGGCTAGACAAATTTTGAAAACACTTACTTCTTCTGCCTATGACAGATCATTAGAAAAAGAAGCGGATATTGCCAGCGTAAAATACATGATGAAAGCACACATTGATCCAAAACCAATGGCCGATTTTATGTATCAAATGGCACAAGAAATTCAAATAGATAAAAATTTGTATTGGATTGCCGATCATCCAGAATCCGAAGAACGCGCCAAATATATCTTGGATTATATCAAAGGTAAGAAATTAAAAAGCAAAGCCACAATCTCTGAAAAAGATTGGAAGACCTTTCAAGACGAGGTTAAAGCAGAATAA